From the Streptomyces pluripotens genome, one window contains:
- a CDS encoding alkyl sulfatase dimerization domain-containing protein: protein MTGDKTNAYLRYTDRVWHGADSLLAHLRGDFTGPELVRIGERTGFFPAFANVAVFDTGDGVLLVDSGDFRTVETLPRAVREFSPARVRTVIYTHGHIDHVFGVAPFDAEADAQGSDRPEVIAHQAVVARFARYQATPGYNAWINRRQFGVPWLEWPTEYRYPDTTYSDRLTVRHGALTFELIHARGETDDHTYVWIPELRTLCTGDLFIWNTPNAGNPQKVQRYPDDWARVLRAMRELDAEILLPGHGLPIIGSHRVRQALGDTAELLETLCAQTRELMNAGLRLDEVIHRVCVPEELLARPYLHPAYDEPEFVVRNLWRLWGGWYDQNPAHLKPAPEAAVAAEFAAAAGGPAALADRAAKLLASGELRLAAHLVETAALAAPEDRAVARARAEVYGRRATSETSTMARGVFAWAAAESAAVAEGTDVKTELTRTEEGRRHAAGMIGVGVVDDEC from the coding sequence ATGACCGGAGACAAGACCAACGCCTATCTGCGGTACACCGACCGCGTCTGGCACGGTGCGGACAGCCTGCTGGCCCATCTGCGCGGCGACTTCACCGGGCCCGAACTGGTACGGATCGGGGAGCGCACCGGCTTCTTCCCCGCGTTCGCGAACGTGGCCGTCTTCGACACCGGGGACGGCGTGCTGCTCGTCGACTCGGGTGACTTCCGGACGGTCGAGACGCTCCCCAGAGCGGTCCGGGAGTTCTCGCCGGCGCGGGTACGTACGGTGATCTACACACATGGGCACATCGACCACGTCTTCGGCGTCGCACCGTTCGACGCGGAGGCGGACGCGCAGGGATCGGACCGGCCGGAGGTGATCGCCCACCAGGCAGTGGTCGCACGCTTCGCCCGGTACCAGGCGACACCCGGCTACAACGCGTGGATCAACCGACGGCAGTTCGGCGTGCCATGGTTGGAGTGGCCCACCGAGTACCGGTATCCGGACACCACCTACAGCGACCGCTTGACCGTCCGGCACGGTGCACTGACCTTCGAGCTCATTCATGCGCGGGGCGAGACCGACGACCACACCTACGTGTGGATTCCCGAGCTCAGGACACTGTGCACCGGCGACCTGTTCATCTGGAACACCCCGAACGCCGGCAACCCGCAGAAGGTGCAGCGCTATCCCGACGACTGGGCACGCGTGCTGCGCGCCATGCGGGAACTGGACGCCGAGATCCTGCTGCCGGGCCACGGGCTGCCGATCATCGGCAGCCACCGGGTCCGGCAGGCCCTGGGCGATACCGCCGAACTGCTGGAGACGCTCTGCGCCCAGACCCGCGAACTGATGAACGCCGGCCTGCGCCTCGACGAGGTGATCCACCGGGTGTGCGTCCCCGAGGAGCTGCTGGCCAGGCCGTACCTCCACCCGGCCTACGACGAACCGGAGTTCGTGGTGCGCAACCTGTGGCGGCTGTGGGGCGGCTGGTACGACCAGAACCCGGCCCACCTCAAGCCGGCCCCCGAAGCTGCCGTGGCCGCCGAGTTCGCGGCAGCTGCCGGAGGACCCGCCGCGCTCGCCGACCGCGCCGCGAAGCTCCTGGCCTCCGGTGAGCTGCGGTTGGCGGCACACCTGGTCGAGACCGCCGCACTGGCGGCTCCCGAGGACCGAGCCGTCGCGCGCGCACGGGCCGAGGTCTACGGCAGGCGTGCGACGAGCGAGACCTCGACCATGGCGCGCGGGGTGTTCGCCTGGGCGGCAGCCGAGTCAGCCGCCGTAGCCGAAGGCACGGACGTCAAAACGGAGTTGACCCGAACGGAAGAAGGCCGTCGGCACGCCGCTGGAATGATCGGCGTCGGTGTGGTCGACGACGAGTGCTGA